A window of the Arenibacter algicola genome harbors these coding sequences:
- the rnr gene encoding ribonuclease R, with amino-acid sequence MSKNNKRNKNQRKNEITRGIFTVLEKEPEKSFNYKQIAAKIGVVDTNDRNTLIKRLVELKEKKRILEEGRGSYKAIASTKTYHTGTVDITGRGNAYIVVEGLDDDVFVPFNKLKKAFHRDVVEVYIFPRRKGKKLEGEITKIVSRDKTSFVGIVDMQKDFAFVRPTDYRMYTDIFVPKSKFSNAEDGDKVIVEINEWPDNADSPFGTITQVLGKPGEHNTEIHSILAQYGLPYEFPVEVDMFANTLDTSIKEEEIAKRRDLRETLTFTIDPKDAKDFDDALSFKILENGNYEIGIHIADVSHYLKTDTILDDEAYDRATSVYLVDRVVPMLPEVLSNNACSLRPNEEKYTFSAIFEIDENTVIKNEWFGRTVINSDQRFTYEEAQHIIETGKGSIPMEISIRDGAYTVGNEIVDATLTMDRLAKIMRDKRMQQGAISFDKIEVRFNLNEKMEPEGVYFKESKDANKLIEEFMLLANRRVAQFIGKQKPVKTFVYRVHDEPNEDKLMALNGIISRFGHKLDFKDKKSISNSLNQLLEDVKGKKEQNLVDTLAIRSMSKAIYTVDNIGHYGLAFDYYTHFTSPIRRYPDVMVHRLLQHYLDGGETPKTEPYEIKCKHSSDMESLAANAERDSIKYMQIKFMEDHQDQEFVGVISGVTEWGLYVEIIENKCEGMVRIRDIKDDYYTFDEKEYAIVGERTKKTYQLGDEVIVMVKSTDLIKRHLDFSLIGKNA; translated from the coding sequence ATGTCAAAGAATAACAAGAGAAACAAAAATCAAAGAAAAAACGAAATAACCAGAGGTATTTTTACGGTTCTTGAAAAGGAGCCGGAAAAATCTTTTAATTATAAACAAATTGCTGCTAAAATAGGAGTTGTAGATACCAACGATAGAAACACCCTAATTAAAAGATTGGTAGAATTAAAGGAAAAGAAAAGAATATTGGAAGAAGGAAGAGGTTCATACAAAGCTATAGCTTCCACTAAGACTTACCATACCGGAACTGTTGATATTACGGGAAGAGGAAATGCATACATTGTAGTTGAAGGTTTGGATGATGATGTTTTTGTTCCGTTCAATAAATTAAAAAAAGCTTTTCACAGAGATGTTGTAGAAGTATATATTTTTCCTAGAAGAAAAGGAAAAAAATTGGAAGGGGAAATTACAAAAATCGTTTCCAGGGATAAGACTTCTTTTGTAGGTATCGTAGATATGCAAAAGGATTTTGCTTTTGTGCGTCCTACGGATTATAGAATGTATACAGATATTTTTGTACCAAAAAGTAAGTTTTCCAACGCAGAGGATGGTGATAAGGTAATTGTAGAAATAAATGAATGGCCGGATAATGCCGATTCTCCTTTTGGAACCATTACCCAGGTATTGGGGAAACCAGGAGAACATAATACAGAAATACATTCTATTTTGGCCCAATATGGTTTGCCGTATGAATTTCCGGTGGAGGTGGATATGTTTGCCAATACATTGGATACCAGTATAAAGGAAGAGGAAATAGCTAAAAGAAGAGATCTAAGGGAAACATTGACTTTTACAATTGATCCCAAGGATGCCAAAGATTTTGATGATGCACTATCCTTTAAAATATTGGAAAATGGCAATTATGAAATTGGAATCCATATTGCAGATGTGTCCCATTATCTTAAAACTGATACTATCTTAGATGATGAAGCCTATGATAGGGCTACTTCTGTTTATTTGGTGGACAGGGTTGTACCCATGTTGCCAGAGGTATTATCCAACAATGCATGTTCCCTTCGTCCCAATGAAGAAAAATATACCTTTTCTGCCATATTTGAAATTGATGAAAATACCGTTATAAAGAATGAATGGTTTGGGCGTACCGTAATTAATTCCGATCAAAGATTTACCTATGAAGAGGCACAACATATTATAGAGACCGGGAAGGGATCAATTCCTATGGAAATATCCATAAGGGATGGTGCTTATACGGTTGGAAATGAGATTGTTGATGCTACTTTGACCATGGATCGTCTTGCCAAGATCATGAGGGATAAGCGTATGCAACAGGGAGCTATTTCTTTTGATAAAATTGAGGTACGTTTTAATCTCAATGAAAAAATGGAACCTGAAGGGGTTTATTTTAAGGAGTCTAAGGATGCCAATAAGCTTATAGAAGAGTTTATGCTGTTGGCCAATAGAAGGGTAGCACAATTTATTGGAAAGCAAAAACCTGTTAAGACCTTTGTTTATAGGGTGCATGATGAGCCTAATGAGGATAAATTAATGGCACTTAACGGTATAATATCACGTTTTGGACATAAGCTCGATTTTAAGGATAAAAAATCTATAAGCAATTCCTTGAACCAACTTTTGGAGGATGTAAAAGGGAAAAAGGAACAGAACCTAGTGGATACTTTGGCTATACGAAGTATGAGCAAGGCAATTTACACGGTTGACAATATTGGTCATTATGGTTTGGCCTTTGATTATTATACGCATTTTACCTCGCCAATTAGAAGGTATCCGGATGTGATGGTACACCGGTTATTACAGCATTATTTAGATGGCGGGGAAACTCCAAAGACAGAACCTTATGAAATAAAATGTAAGCATTCTTCGGATATGGAAAGTTTGGCTGCAAATGCTGAGCGCGATTCCATAAAATATATGCAGATTAAATTTATGGAAGATCATCAGGATCAAGAGTTTGTAGGTGTAATTTCTGGAGTTACCGAATGGGGACTTTATGTAGAGATCATTGAGAATAAGTGCGAAGGAATGGTGAGAATTAGGGATATAAAGGATGATTATTATACCTTTGATGAAAAGGAGTACGCTATAGTTGGTGAAAGAACCAAGAAAACCTATCAATTGGGAGATGAAGTTATTGTGATGGTTAAGAGTACAGATTTAATAAAGCGCCATTTGGATTTTTCCTTAATTGGAAAAAACGCCTAA
- a CDS encoding SH3 domain-containing C40 family peptidase, translating to MNSYRKGIHFILITGIFIFISCEKKVDKDELAINTLMEDVKQEFAPDKRVALFNIEYVRKGNETILKGESNLPEAIASFKQKLAEEEIKYIDSIQLLPLSNLNGFIQGLITISVANLRGKPAHSSELVTQATLGTPVKIFKEEDDWYLIQTPDKYLSWVDRGGIKPLSAERFTQWKSTPKVIYTNTIGHSYTEPNKDSQVISDMVAGGVLERIGEEKEFYYVAFPDGRKAYVLKTEAMDYDSWLAALNPSQESLVSTSKTLMGVPYLWGGTSTKGVDCSGFTKTIYFLNGIVLPRDASQQIHTGKEIDAVKDFDKLEPGDLLFFGKPATDTTKERVIHVGMWIGNNEFIHSAGRVHISSVDKDAPNFDEYNLNRYLRSNRYLKEPKDGLIELAKTPVFKD from the coding sequence ATGAATAGCTACCGAAAAGGAATACACTTTATACTAATTACAGGTATTTTTATATTCATATCCTGTGAAAAAAAGGTTGATAAGGATGAGCTTGCTATCAATACATTGATGGAAGACGTAAAACAGGAATTTGCCCCGGACAAAAGGGTAGCCCTTTTTAATATAGAATATGTTAGGAAGGGTAATGAAACCATTCTTAAGGGAGAATCTAACTTACCTGAGGCCATTGCAAGCTTTAAACAAAAGCTTGCAGAAGAAGAAATAAAGTATATAGATAGTATTCAATTATTGCCCTTATCCAATTTAAATGGATTTATCCAAGGCCTTATTACCATATCCGTGGCCAATTTGCGTGGAAAACCTGCACATTCATCGGAGTTGGTTACCCAGGCTACCTTGGGTACCCCTGTGAAGATTTTTAAGGAAGAGGATGACTGGTATTTGATTCAGACTCCGGATAAATATTTGTCCTGGGTAGATAGGGGAGGTATAAAACCATTATCAGCAGAAAGGTTTACGCAGTGGAAATCCACTCCAAAAGTTATATACACCAATACCATAGGTCATTCCTATACCGAACCCAATAAAGATAGCCAGGTTATTTCCGATATGGTTGCAGGAGGTGTTTTAGAACGAATAGGAGAAGAAAAGGAGTTTTATTATGTGGCTTTTCCAGATGGTAGAAAGGCTTATGTCCTCAAAACAGAGGCCATGGATTATGACTCTTGGTTGGCGGCATTAAATCCCAGTCAGGAATCCTTGGTGAGTACTTCGAAAACCTTAATGGGTGTCCCATATTTGTGGGGGGGTACCTCTACCAAAGGGGTAGATTGTAGTGGTTTTACCAAAACCATTTATTTTCTAAATGGCATTGTCTTGCCGAGGGATGCTTCCCAACAAATACATACCGGCAAGGAGATAGATGCGGTTAAGGATTTTGACAAGTTGGAGCCTGGCGATTTATTATTTTTTGGAAAACCAGCAACAGATACCACCAAGGAGCGCGTAATCCACGTGGGGATGTGGATCGGTAACAACGAATTCATCCATTCTGCAGGAAGGGTACATATAAGTAGTGTGGACAAAGACGCCCCAAATTTTGACGAGTACAACCTCAATAGATATTTACGTTCCAATCGCTATCTCAAGGAACCAAAGGACGGATTGATAGAGCTTGCCAAAACCCCTGTTTTTAAGGACTGA
- a CDS encoding SMP-30/gluconolactonase/LRE family protein produces the protein MKKITSIILGSALLLGACKESNKKTIPDEANLAPLSIEILDDEALQIIDPKSKIEILASGFAWTEGPLWIKEGDYLLFSDIPNNKVYKLDPKNKDTVTYLHPSGFSGTDFTGEEPGSNGLLLNKEGELVLMQHGNRQVAKMNTPVSTPSSDFTTLVDSYMGKQLNSPNDATFDKNGNLYFTDPPYGLPKRMDDEGKELNFQGIYCLMTNGELILLDSISRPNGIGISPDGNVLYVANSDPEHAAWYQYKISEPGKVTDKKLFYEVTELIGKEGQQGLPDGLKIKSNGTLFATGPGGVWIFNPKGKALARIHTGQATANCAFDSEEKRLYITADDIIMAVDLK, from the coding sequence ATGAAAAAAATAACATCAATTATTTTAGGCTCGGCTCTACTATTGGGGGCTTGTAAGGAGTCGAATAAAAAAACCATTCCCGATGAAGCTAACCTTGCGCCCTTGTCGATTGAGATTTTGGACGATGAGGCACTTCAGATAATAGATCCGAAATCTAAAATTGAAATCCTTGCCAGTGGCTTTGCCTGGACCGAGGGACCACTATGGATAAAAGAAGGAGATTATTTGTTATTTTCAGATATCCCCAACAATAAAGTATATAAGTTGGACCCGAAAAATAAAGATACGGTCACCTACTTGCATCCTTCCGGGTTTTCAGGTACCGATTTTACAGGTGAAGAACCGGGCTCCAATGGACTTTTGCTAAATAAAGAGGGGGAGTTGGTGCTCATGCAACACGGGAATCGTCAAGTTGCCAAAATGAATACACCTGTAAGTACTCCTTCTTCCGACTTTACTACCCTGGTTGATTCGTATATGGGCAAGCAATTGAACAGCCCCAATGATGCCACATTCGATAAAAACGGTAACCTCTATTTTACAGATCCACCCTATGGCCTACCAAAAAGAATGGATGATGAAGGCAAAGAATTGAATTTTCAAGGAATTTATTGCCTAATGACTAACGGGGAATTAATACTGCTCGACTCTATTTCCCGCCCTAACGGAATAGGAATATCTCCGGATGGTAATGTCCTTTACGTAGCAAATTCAGATCCGGAACATGCCGCTTGGTACCAGTATAAGATTTCGGAACCTGGAAAGGTAACCGATAAAAAACTTTTTTATGAGGTAACAGAGCTAATTGGCAAAGAAGGTCAACAAGGTTTGCCCGATGGCTTAAAAATAAAAAGCAATGGTACCCTATTTGCTACAGGACCAGGCGGGGTATGGATCTTTAATCCGAAAGGAAAAGCCTTGGCCAGAATCCATACAGGACAGGCTACGGCCAATTGTGCTTTTGATTCAGAAGAAAAAAGGCTCTATATCACTGCGGACGACATTATAATGGCTGTGGACCTAAAATAA
- a CDS encoding PorP/SprF family type IX secretion system membrane protein, producing MRCKLLTFVLLLSALITRAQELNSPQLSQYLADNPFVLSPTYAGIGDHVKIRLNGLAQWVGIKDAPRTQSLAADMRLGEKSGIGLFLYNDSNGYTKQQGARISFAHHLTLDRYEDEFLSFGISYNFNQFRLDVEEFIDAGFDPGVTDDRSTSNHNFDVGLLYRKNSFYFSVNASNVINKDVYIFDPIYEPNKLRNFYAYTGYRYKKSRNSNMEIEPSLLYKIFESDGRSEADLNLKFRWYDFEDYYYAGVTYRFLNDQIGRPLYIAPLAGLKKSNFYFGYSYQIILNEILGYSTGTHVVTIGLDLFQGISNCRCTY from the coding sequence ATGCGTTGTAAACTATTAACTTTTGTGTTGCTTTTAAGTGCCTTGATCACTCGTGCCCAAGAACTTAATTCACCCCAGCTTTCACAATACTTGGCAGACAATCCTTTTGTGCTATCCCCAACATATGCAGGAATTGGTGACCATGTGAAAATTAGGTTGAACGGACTTGCGCAATGGGTTGGTATTAAGGATGCGCCAAGGACCCAGTCTTTGGCAGCCGATATGAGGTTAGGGGAAAAATCGGGAATAGGCTTGTTTTTATATAACGATTCCAATGGCTATACCAAACAACAAGGTGCACGAATATCCTTTGCCCACCATTTAACTTTGGACCGTTACGAGGACGAATTTTTATCCTTTGGTATCTCCTATAATTTTAATCAATTTAGATTGGATGTAGAAGAATTTATAGATGCCGGTTTTGATCCAGGGGTAACCGATGACAGATCCACATCCAACCACAACTTCGATGTAGGTCTTTTGTACCGAAAAAATTCCTTTTATTTCAGTGTAAATGCCTCCAACGTTATCAACAAGGATGTATATATTTTCGATCCTATCTATGAACCCAACAAACTTAGAAACTTCTATGCCTATACTGGATACCGATACAAAAAATCCAGAAACAGTAATATGGAAATAGAACCCTCCCTACTATACAAAATATTTGAAAGTGACGGTAGATCCGAAGCGGATTTAAACCTAAAATTTAGATGGTACGATTTTGAGGATTACTATTATGCGGGTGTTACCTACCGTTTTTTAAATGACCAAATAGGTCGGCCATTGTACATTGCTCCATTGGCCGGACTTAAGAAAAGTAATTTCTATTTCGGATATTCCTACCAGATCATTCTTAATGAAATATTGGGCTATAGCACCGGTACCCATGTGGTAACCATTGGATTAGACCTATTCCAAGGTATCAGCAATTGTAGATGTACCTATTAA
- a CDS encoding head GIN domain-containing protein, which translates to MDQKLIVILLLLVATQSLRSQNEKVTQNLQPFKEVKAFDGLSVNLIKSDVNKAVITGANTANVAIVNNDGVLKIRMEVTKLFSGYRTFVDVHYTEKLVVIDTNEDARISSKEPIRQDILELKAQEGGELIISAQVDQMLIKSVTGGIISASGSSNIQDVQINTGGVYKGKDFKTKFSTINVNAGSRAEVFASDYVKAAVKAGGEVMVYGNPAKMEEKTVFGGKITRM; encoded by the coding sequence ATGGATCAGAAATTAATAGTTATACTTTTGTTACTGGTTGCCACCCAATCACTGAGGTCGCAAAATGAAAAGGTAACTCAGAATTTACAACCGTTCAAAGAAGTTAAGGCTTTTGATGGATTGTCCGTGAACCTTATAAAATCTGATGTTAACAAGGCTGTGATTACGGGTGCAAATACTGCCAATGTTGCTATTGTAAATAATGATGGCGTTCTCAAGATTAGAATGGAAGTGACTAAACTATTCAGTGGTTATAGAACTTTTGTAGATGTACATTATACGGAAAAACTTGTTGTTATTGATACTAATGAGGATGCGCGGATTTCTTCCAAGGAGCCTATAAGACAGGACATTTTGGAATTAAAGGCTCAGGAAGGTGGAGAGTTGATAATTAGTGCCCAAGTAGACCAAATGCTTATAAAAAGTGTTACTGGAGGAATTATTTCTGCTTCGGGTTCTTCCAACATTCAGGATGTTCAAATAAATACAGGAGGCGTTTACAAGGGTAAGGATTTCAAAACTAAATTTAGTACAATCAATGTAAATGCCGGTTCTAGGGCAGAAGTGTTTGCAAGTGATTATGTAAAGGCGGCAGTAAAGGCCGGTGGAGAAGTTATGGTGTATGGCAATCCTGCCAAAATGGAGGAGAAAACGGTTTTTGGAGGAAAGATTACCAGAATGTAA
- the rpiB gene encoding ribose 5-phosphate isomerase B: protein MKIAIGNDHAGTEYKLAIIGLLKSMGIEVINHGTDGSDSVDYADFVHPVAIEVEKGNADFGIIICGSGNGVSMTANKYQKIRAALCWTTEIVKLAKEHNDANILSLPARFISLPQALEMVKTFLNTSFEGGRHERRIEKIPCK from the coding sequence ATGAAAATAGCTATTGGTAACGATCATGCAGGTACAGAATATAAACTTGCCATAATCGGATTGTTGAAATCTATGGGTATAGAAGTTATAAATCATGGTACCGATGGATCTGACAGCGTTGATTATGCGGATTTTGTACATCCTGTAGCCATTGAAGTGGAAAAAGGAAATGCAGATTTTGGGATTATTATTTGTGGCAGTGGTAATGGAGTTTCAATGACGGCCAACAAATATCAAAAAATAAGGGCCGCCTTATGTTGGACAACCGAAATAGTTAAATTGGCCAAGGAGCACAATGATGCCAATATATTAAGTTTGCCTGCCAGATTTATTTCTTTGCCACAGGCGCTGGAAATGGTGAAAACATTTCTGAATACTTCCTTTGAAGGTGGTCGTCATGAAAGAAGAATAGAGAAAATTCCCTGTAAGTAA
- a CDS encoding GNAT family N-acetyltransferase encodes MRIEIKRFQELDAQELYDVLQLRSEVFILEQDCVYQDMDYKDQLALHIMGYKNSKIVAYTRVFKQGDYFKEASIGRVVVRKSQRQYGYGLEIMKASIEAIHKNFGTTSIHISAQKYLTKFYTSLGFKVVGEEYLEDGIPHVGMIRE; translated from the coding sequence ATGAGAATTGAAATAAAAAGATTTCAGGAATTGGATGCACAGGAGTTATATGATGTATTGCAATTGCGTAGCGAAGTATTTATTTTGGAACAGGATTGTGTGTACCAGGATATGGATTATAAAGATCAGCTTGCCCTTCATATAATGGGTTATAAGAATAGTAAAATAGTCGCCTATACCAGAGTTTTTAAACAAGGGGACTATTTTAAGGAAGCAAGTATTGGTAGGGTAGTGGTACGAAAATCTCAACGACAGTATGGATATGGATTGGAAATAATGAAGGCTTCCATTGAAGCAATTCATAAAAATTTTGGTACTACCTCCATACATATTTCCGCCCAGAAATATTTGACCAAGTTCTACACTTCCCTTGGATTCAAGGTTGTTGGTGAGGAGTATTTGGAGGATGGTATTCCCCATGTTGGCATGATCAGGGAATAG
- the folB gene encoding dihydroneopterin aldolase: MGKVRVSNIKIYANHGCLKEETIIGSDYQVNVEVDADLKKASQTDELSETVDYVHINHIVKEEMSIPSKLLEHVAQRILNRIFTEIPIAKKVKVAVSKINPPIGGDVQEVTIILKSKR; the protein is encoded by the coding sequence TTGGGGAAAGTAAGGGTAAGCAATATTAAAATTTATGCCAATCATGGTTGTCTTAAGGAGGAGACTATTATTGGAAGTGATTATCAAGTAAATGTTGAAGTAGATGCCGATTTAAAAAAGGCATCACAAACAGATGAACTTTCGGAAACAGTTGATTACGTTCATATAAACCATATTGTAAAGGAAGAAATGTCTATTCCTTCCAAACTATTGGAACATGTGGCACAGCGCATTTTAAATAGAATATTTACCGAAATACCTATAGCGAAAAAAGTGAAAGTTGCGGTCTCAAAAATCAACCCCCCTATTGGTGGGGATGTACAAGAAGTGACCATAATACTTAAATCCAAAAGATAA
- a CDS encoding GntP family permease, which produces MTYLIALVLSLALLIVGIIKFKVHPFFVLLFSAIAYGFMTGMDIESIINSINNGFGDIMGKIGLIILFGVTIGKVLEKSGGAFVIASKILQLIGAKSIHLAMLLTGYILSIPVFADSALLIMNPLNKVLSSKAGVSFAGTTAALALGLTASHTMVPPTPGPIAAAGILGADLGSVMIWGLLISSISLVACYFFATKLASRINVPITLEAVTTQQEQPALWKSLLAIVIPIVLIILKSVMDYPEFTFQPSPIKTIISFLGTPVIALLIGVLLSLVLPKKLDEKIFSSTGWFGESLREAAPIIFITGAGGIFGKMLQNSGIADTITSEFTGMELGLFLPFLLAACLKTTQGSSTVALVTTASIIAPLMPALGLNDPFMATMTVLSIGAGASVVSHVNDSFFWVLTQLTGMNVKQGYQIQSAGTFVLGGTAMAVITIIVKIMH; this is translated from the coding sequence ATGACTTACCTTATCGCCTTAGTACTTTCCCTTGCCCTATTAATCGTAGGTATCATCAAATTTAAAGTGCATCCCTTTTTTGTCCTTCTTTTTTCTGCCATAGCCTATGGCTTTATGACGGGAATGGATATAGAATCCATAATCAATTCCATAAATAATGGTTTTGGTGACATTATGGGCAAAATTGGGCTTATAATCCTGTTTGGAGTTACCATAGGCAAAGTTTTGGAAAAATCTGGCGGAGCCTTTGTCATCGCCTCCAAAATTTTACAGTTAATAGGTGCAAAATCCATTCATTTGGCCATGCTGCTAACTGGTTATATCCTATCCATACCCGTATTTGCAGATAGTGCGCTTCTGATCATGAACCCCTTGAACAAGGTGCTCTCCTCCAAAGCAGGTGTTTCCTTTGCAGGTACTACCGCTGCCCTGGCATTGGGATTGACCGCTTCGCATACCATGGTACCACCTACCCCGGGGCCTATTGCCGCTGCTGGTATTTTAGGGGCAGATTTAGGAAGTGTTATGATATGGGGATTATTGATAAGTAGTATTTCCCTTGTTGCCTGTTATTTCTTTGCCACCAAATTGGCATCGCGTATCAATGTCCCTATAACACTGGAAGCCGTGACAACACAACAGGAGCAACCTGCCCTATGGAAATCCTTATTGGCCATAGTAATACCTATTGTACTCATTATCCTTAAATCGGTCATGGATTATCCGGAATTTACCTTTCAACCTTCCCCTATCAAGACCATTATATCATTCTTGGGCACGCCTGTAATTGCCCTTTTGATAGGCGTTTTATTGTCCCTTGTATTGCCCAAAAAATTGGACGAAAAGATTTTCTCCTCTACAGGTTGGTTTGGAGAATCGTTAAGGGAGGCGGCCCCTATAATTTTTATTACTGGGGCCGGAGGAATTTTTGGCAAGATGTTACAGAATTCAGGAATTGCAGATACCATCACCTCAGAATTTACCGGTATGGAATTGGGCCTGTTTTTGCCCTTTCTATTGGCTGCCTGTCTTAAGACAACGCAGGGCTCATCTACAGTTGCCTTGGTAACCACAGCATCTATCATAGCCCCTTTAATGCCCGCTCTGGGTCTAAATGACCCTTTTATGGCTACTATGACCGTTTTGTCTATAGGCGCAGGAGCTTCTGTAGTATCGCACGTAAACGACAGTTTCTTTTGGGTACTCACCCAACTTACCGGAATGAACGTAAAACAGGGATATCAGATCCAATCGGCCGGGACGTTCGTACTCGGAGGTACTGCCATGGCCGTTATCACTATCATAGTTAAAATAATGCACTAA
- a CDS encoding LysE family translocator — protein sequence MMEDIQAAIPLGLLLSFMIGPVFFVLLETSAIKGFRAALCFDVGVIVADILFISLAYFSSFQLLENLSSHPGLYVFGGTILLVYGLTNVFKKESVKQENKIRITKGDYFSLCIKGFLLNFINIGVLVFWLGIIIVVGPSLDNDPKRIILFFSAMIGAYFVTDIFKILLAKQLRKKLTKRRILMVKKGIGIVLVICGLFLIIKGFLPKDQLNIEKGIELIK from the coding sequence ATGATGGAGGATATTCAGGCGGCTATTCCATTAGGCTTATTGTTAAGCTTTATGATAGGGCCTGTTTTTTTTGTACTTCTTGAAACCAGTGCTATTAAAGGGTTTAGAGCTGCATTATGTTTTGATGTTGGTGTAATTGTTGCCGATATTCTTTTTATTTCCCTGGCTTATTTCAGTAGTTTTCAGTTGTTGGAAAATCTTAGCAGTCATCCCGGTCTCTATGTCTTTGGTGGTACCATTTTATTGGTTTACGGGCTTACCAACGTTTTTAAGAAAGAATCCGTTAAACAGGAAAACAAAATAAGGATTACCAAAGGAGATTACTTTAGTTTGTGCATCAAGGGATTCTTGCTGAATTTTATAAATATTGGCGTTTTGGTATTTTGGTTGGGTATTATTATTGTCGTAGGACCTAGTCTAGATAATGATCCCAAGAGAATAATACTTTTTTTCTCTGCTATGATCGGGGCCTATTTTGTTACTGATATCTTTAAAATATTATTGGCCAAACAATTGCGAAAAAAATTGACCAAAAGACGAATTCTTATGGTTAAAAAAGGCATTGGGATAGTCCTTGTTATTTGTGGACTGTTTCTAATAATAAAAGGATTTCTCCCTAAAGATCAATTGAATATAGAAAAGGGAATAGAACTTATAAAGTAG